One region of Halomicrobium sp. LC1Hm genomic DNA includes:
- the glyA gene encoding serine hydroxymethyltransferase, whose translation MHFDHLESADPDVAAALTDEVDRQNDTLAMIASENHVSEAVLEAQGSALTNKYAEGYPGERYYGGCEPADEIEELAIERARELYGADHVNVQPHSGSQANMGVYLAVLDPGDKILSLDLTHGGHLSHGHPANFAGQIYEVEQYEVDAETGRLDYDELRAQAEEYDPDIIVSGYSAYPRTVEWERIQDAADAADAYHLADIAHITGLVAAGVHPSPVGVADFVTGSTHKTIRAGRGGIIMCDEAYADDIDSAVFPGMQGGPLMHNVAGKAVGFGEALEPEFEEYAQATVDNAKALGGRLQEHGLDLVSDGTDNHLVLIDLRPSHPDTTGKEVEETLEEAGIVLNANTVPGETRSAFNPSGIRAGTPGLTTRGFDEEACEEVADLIYEVVDAPDDEDVIAEVSARVDELTDEFDLYGEDSEGLVYE comes from the coding sequence ATGCACTTCGACCATCTGGAGTCGGCCGATCCCGACGTCGCCGCCGCGCTGACGGACGAGGTCGACCGGCAGAACGACACGCTCGCCATGATCGCCTCGGAGAACCACGTCAGCGAGGCCGTCCTCGAAGCGCAGGGCTCGGCGCTGACGAACAAGTACGCCGAGGGATACCCCGGCGAACGCTACTACGGCGGCTGTGAACCCGCCGACGAGATCGAGGAACTCGCGATCGAACGAGCCCGGGAGCTGTACGGTGCCGACCACGTCAACGTCCAGCCACATTCCGGTTCCCAGGCCAACATGGGCGTCTACCTCGCGGTGCTCGACCCCGGCGACAAGATCCTCTCGCTGGACCTGACCCACGGCGGACACCTCTCGCACGGCCATCCAGCGAACTTCGCCGGCCAGATCTACGAGGTCGAGCAGTACGAGGTCGACGCCGAGACGGGCCGCCTCGACTACGACGAACTCCGGGCACAGGCCGAGGAGTACGACCCCGACATCATCGTCTCGGGCTACTCCGCGTATCCCCGCACCGTCGAGTGGGAGCGCATCCAGGACGCCGCCGACGCCGCCGACGCCTACCACCTCGCGGACATCGCGCACATCACCGGCCTCGTCGCCGCCGGGGTTCACCCCTCGCCGGTCGGCGTCGCCGACTTCGTCACCGGGTCGACGCACAAGACGATCCGTGCCGGCCGCGGCGGCATCATCATGTGCGACGAGGCGTACGCCGACGACATCGATTCGGCGGTGTTCCCCGGCATGCAGGGCGGCCCCCTGATGCACAACGTCGCCGGCAAAGCGGTCGGCTTCGGCGAAGCGCTCGAACCGGAGTTCGAGGAGTACGCACAGGCGACCGTCGATAACGCGAAGGCACTGGGCGGCCGCCTGCAAGAGCACGGCCTCGATCTGGTCTCCGACGGCACGGACAACCACCTCGTCCTGATCGACCTCCGACCGTCCCATCCGGACACGACCGGCAAAGAGGTCGAGGAGACCCTCGAAGAAGCCGGCATCGTCCTCAACGCCAACACCGTCCCCGGCGAGACGCGCTCGGCGTTCAACCCCTCGGGCATCCGCGCGGGCACGCCCGGCCTCACGACGCGTGGCTTCGACGAAGAAGCCTGCGAGGAAGTGGCGGACCTCATCTACGAGGTCGTCGACGCACCCGACGACGAGGACGTGATCGCCGAGGTCAGTGCGCGCGTCGACGAACTCACCGACGAGTTCGACCTCTACGGCGAGGACAGCGAAGGGCTCGTTTACGAGTAA
- a CDS encoding bifunctional methylenetetrahydrofolate dehydrogenase/methenyltetrahydrofolate cyclohydrolase, producing the protein MTEIIDGNEVAQEIRDGLGDAIATLEDAGVTPALATVLMSDDPASETYVSMKQDDCEEVGIEALDIEISPDADAQELYDTIDELNDDEAVNGVLVQMPVPDHVDDRTVLRNIDPAKDVDGFHPENVGRLVAGNARFKPCTPHGIQKLLDAAGVDTEGKDAVVVGRSEIVGKPMANLLLQKGEGGNATVTVCHSRTDDMAAKTRAADIVIAAAGVPELIDGEMLTEGTTVIDVGVNRVDVSEQGSEGSQTESGSVDNEKGYELVGDVDFESAKAKASAITPVPGGVGPMTRAMLLYNTVKATAQQHGVDVDLP; encoded by the coding sequence ATGACCGAAATTATCGACGGCAACGAGGTCGCCCAGGAGATCCGGGACGGCCTCGGCGACGCGATCGCGACGCTGGAGGACGCGGGCGTCACGCCCGCGCTGGCGACGGTGCTGATGAGCGACGACCCCGCCAGCGAGACCTACGTCTCGATGAAGCAAGACGACTGCGAGGAGGTTGGTATCGAGGCCCTGGACATCGAGATCTCGCCCGACGCCGACGCCCAGGAGCTGTACGACACGATCGACGAGCTCAACGACGACGAGGCCGTCAACGGCGTTCTCGTCCAGATGCCGGTCCCGGACCACGTGGACGATCGAACGGTCCTGCGGAACATCGACCCCGCCAAGGACGTGGACGGCTTCCACCCGGAGAACGTCGGTCGCCTCGTGGCCGGGAACGCACGCTTCAAGCCGTGTACGCCCCACGGCATCCAGAAGCTCCTCGATGCTGCCGGCGTCGATACCGAGGGCAAAGACGCCGTCGTCGTCGGCCGCTCGGAGATCGTCGGCAAGCCGATGGCGAACCTCCTGCTCCAGAAAGGCGAGGGCGGCAACGCCACGGTGACGGTGTGTCACTCCCGGACCGACGACATGGCGGCCAAGACCCGTGCGGCGGACATCGTGATCGCCGCGGCGGGCGTGCCGGAGCTGATCGACGGCGAGATGCTCACCGAGGGGACGACCGTGATCGACGTGGGCGTCAACCGCGTGGACGTCTCCGAACAGGGTTCGGAGGGCAGCCAGACGGAGTCTGGCTCGGTCGACAACGAGAAGGGGTACGAGCTGGTCGGCGACGTGGACTTCGAGAGCGCCAAAGCGAAGGCGAGCGCGATCACGCCGGTCCCCGGCGGCGTCGGCCCCATGACGCGTGCGATGTTGCTGTACAACACCGTGAAGGCGACGGCCCAGCAACACGGCGTCGACGTGGACCTCCCCTGA
- a CDS encoding NUDIX domain-containing protein, translating to MAEGHDRDPDDVGEDVARFESTQRLDPDAFNHAKSRLDGGYECAVAALLTDADGRVLLVCEDGRWSLPGGEVGGDQSREAALRDAVAATTGLELTVGRLVAVNDVTLTDGDREASLAFEIYDGEIAAGEPEPARASVTATAWHDEVPAATVDRDVIDELR from the coding sequence ATGGCCGAGGGACACGACCGCGACCCAGACGACGTGGGCGAGGACGTGGCGCGGTTCGAGTCGACCCAGCGTCTGGACCCCGACGCGTTCAACCACGCAAAGTCACGGCTCGACGGCGGCTACGAGTGTGCCGTCGCGGCCCTCCTGACGGACGCCGACGGACGCGTCCTCCTGGTCTGTGAAGACGGGCGCTGGAGCCTCCCAGGTGGCGAAGTCGGCGGTGACCAGTCACGGGAGGCCGCCCTCCGCGACGCCGTCGCGGCGACGACCGGGCTGGAGCTGACCGTCGGACGGCTGGTGGCCGTCAACGACGTGACCCTGACCGACGGGGACCGCGAGGCGTCGCTCGCGTTCGAGATCTACGACGGCGAGATAGCGGCCGGCGAGCCGGAGCCGGCGCGGGCGTCTGTCACCGCCACCGCGTGGCACGACGAGGTGCCCGCCGCGACCGTCGACCGCGACGTGATCGACGAACTGCGGTAA
- a CDS encoding TFIIB-type zinc ribbon-containing protein — protein sequence MKVRGHRECKACGSRWSYYETASVECPDCGSLRSVGVDDRTRHTNAPVEYDLTPVRGSIDERPLEEIATDAAERSSEYVRQRGFVDGGSLLALDETFVAATELRHVASEIARTLQPTDAQELYFFTLLRGADEGERPDPREVPSELRPSYGLAMMAAVEAYQRDLRAYLDDEPDPQARSLSGRIRDHRKRIEALDGDVDPKDADRLVHAARDLGQYLAAGDESALVTADNWLNGVEQ from the coding sequence ATGAAGGTTCGAGGCCACCGCGAGTGCAAGGCGTGTGGCAGCCGCTGGTCGTACTACGAGACGGCCAGCGTCGAGTGTCCCGACTGCGGGAGTCTCCGGAGCGTCGGCGTCGACGACCGCACGCGCCACACGAACGCCCCCGTCGAGTACGATCTGACGCCGGTGCGCGGGTCGATCGACGAGCGACCGCTCGAAGAGATCGCCACGGACGCCGCCGAGCGGTCGTCGGAGTACGTCCGTCAGCGCGGCTTCGTCGACGGCGGATCGCTGCTCGCCCTCGACGAGACCTTCGTGGCCGCGACCGAACTCCGCCACGTCGCCAGCGAGATCGCACGCACGCTCCAGCCGACCGACGCCCAGGAGCTGTACTTCTTCACGCTACTCAGGGGTGCCGACGAGGGCGAACGGCCGGATCCCCGAGAGGTACCGTCGGAACTGCGTCCGTCCTACGGCCTGGCGATGATGGCCGCCGTCGAGGCCTACCAGCGTGATCTGCGCGCGTATCTCGACGACGAGCCCGACCCACAGGCCCGGTCGCTGTCCGGTCGTATCCGAGACCACCGCAAACGGATCGAGGCCCTCGACGGCGACGTGGACCCGAAAGACGCCGACCGACTCGTCCACGCCGCGCGCGACCTCGGACAGTACCTCGCGGCCGGCGACGAGAGCGCGCTCGTGACGGCCGACAACTGGCTCAACGGCGTCGAACAGTAG
- a CDS encoding PadR family transcriptional regulator, whose amino-acid sequence MYDLTGFQRDLLYVIAGKEEPHGLAIKEELEDYYEKEIHHGRLYPNLDTLVDKGLVEKGQRDRRTNYYSLTRRGRREIEARRDWEDDYVDVT is encoded by the coding sequence ATGTACGACCTGACAGGATTCCAGCGAGACCTCCTGTACGTCATCGCCGGGAAAGAGGAGCCACACGGGCTGGCGATCAAGGAGGAACTCGAAGATTACTACGAGAAAGAGATTCACCACGGCAGGCTGTACCCGAATCTCGATACGCTCGTCGACAAGGGACTGGTGGAGAAAGGGCAGCGCGACCGCAGGACGAACTACTACAGTCTCACGCGGCGCGGCCGACGAGAGATCGAGGCACGGCGAGACTGGGAAGACGACTACGTGGACGTAACGTAG
- a CDS encoding AI-2E family transporter — MVEFEFDVDWPRTAWVALGFVLAAALVFVAYRFVGTFVFGLFVYYATRRLYRRVRRRIDQASVAAGVSLVGMVLPALLLLAYTLGIALQQLNRFADEIDGAESGSQIDDLLETAEPYLNLTVLSDPTALLDNVGGVGTITTTLESALGYLGVVGTGLLHLFVMLAIAFYLLRDDRRFAGWAGHLTAERTVFEEFVAAVDESFDKVFYGNILNAMITGLVGGIVYTLLNQIAPASVAIPYAALVGVLAGAASLIPIVGMKLVYVPMAAYLAVLAGTSGEGWWFVVAFAAVSFVVVDVIPDLLVRPYVSGGELHTGALMFAYILGPLIWGWYGIFLGPIVLVLVTHFARIVLPELVTDEPIRAREVDPAVLTDDTDGADAVDGEKDADGGTPTGA; from the coding sequence ATGGTCGAGTTCGAGTTCGACGTCGACTGGCCACGAACCGCGTGGGTCGCCCTGGGGTTCGTGCTCGCCGCCGCCCTCGTCTTCGTCGCCTATCGCTTCGTCGGGACCTTCGTCTTCGGACTGTTCGTCTACTACGCGACCCGGCGGCTCTATCGTCGGGTCCGGCGACGGATCGACCAGGCGTCGGTCGCCGCGGGCGTCTCGCTGGTCGGGATGGTCCTCCCGGCGCTCCTGTTGTTGGCCTACACGCTCGGGATCGCCCTCCAGCAACTGAATCGCTTCGCCGACGAGATCGACGGTGCCGAGTCCGGGAGCCAGATCGACGACTTGCTGGAGACGGCCGAACCGTACCTGAATCTGACTGTGTTGAGCGATCCGACCGCGCTGCTGGACAACGTCGGCGGCGTCGGGACGATCACGACGACGCTCGAATCGGCGCTTGGCTACCTCGGGGTCGTCGGCACGGGACTCTTACACCTGTTCGTGATGCTCGCGATCGCGTTCTACCTGCTCCGGGACGACCGCCGGTTCGCGGGCTGGGCCGGCCACCTGACGGCCGAGCGCACCGTCTTCGAGGAGTTCGTCGCTGCCGTCGACGAAAGCTTCGACAAAGTGTTCTACGGGAACATCCTGAACGCGATGATCACGGGGCTGGTCGGTGGCATCGTGTACACGCTGCTCAACCAGATCGCGCCCGCGTCGGTCGCCATTCCGTACGCGGCACTGGTCGGCGTGCTCGCCGGTGCGGCGAGTCTGATCCCCATCGTCGGCATGAAACTGGTCTACGTCCCGATGGCGGCCTATCTCGCCGTCCTGGCGGGGACCAGCGGCGAGGGGTGGTGGTTCGTCGTCGCCTTCGCCGCGGTCAGTTTCGTCGTCGTCGACGTGATCCCGGATCTCCTCGTGCGGCCCTACGTCTCGGGCGGGGAACTCCACACCGGTGCGCTGATGTTCGCCTACATCCTCGGGCCGCTCATCTGGGGGTGGTACGGTATCTTCCTCGGTCCGATCGTGCTGGTGTTGGTCACGCACTTCGCACGGATCGTCCTGCCGGAGCTGGTGACCGACGAACCGATTCGCGCCAGAGAAGTCGATCCGGCCGTGTTGACCGACGATACCGACGGCGCGGACGCCGTCGACGGTGAGAAAGACGCCGACGGGGGGACACCAACCGGAGCCTGA
- a CDS encoding MgtC/SapB family protein — translation MTALTTLGLSPVGDEVGRIVLAAALGMFLGIEREWSQKSAGIRTFALLSLLGAVFTLVEADSLLVVGGLLVIVQGVLLAAEGLRDEAAGLSLTTSVSMLVAYGVGALVMQSYILEGVTVAILSSLLLVLKRELHSFAGGLSRAELRSATEFAILAFVVYPLLPAAPIPVSVAELSLELELRVAWLLVVTVAGIGIANYAIVQTYGGRGIAVTGFFGGLASSTAVVGTMLDHVRQRPAAASYALAAILLADAAMALRNLVIAIAFTFERGILYQSIVPLGAVTVGSVAVAAYTADWTESVEMELDSPFSLRNALVFGGIFLVVLVASTVARAQFGTGGLYLTALLSGLVSSGAGTTSAVLLYRGGAVDSNTATIAILLATAASIAVKAGLTIASPDRRFAVRVALWSLALLAGATAVTLAVIV, via the coding sequence GTGACCGCGCTGACGACACTCGGACTGAGTCCGGTCGGCGACGAGGTGGGGCGCATCGTCCTCGCGGCGGCCCTCGGGATGTTCCTGGGCATCGAACGGGAGTGGTCCCAGAAATCCGCCGGGATTCGTACGTTCGCCCTCCTCAGCCTGCTCGGTGCCGTCTTCACGCTCGTCGAGGCCGACAGCCTGCTCGTGGTCGGCGGCCTGCTCGTCATCGTCCAGGGCGTGTTGCTGGCGGCTGAGGGGCTCAGAGACGAGGCGGCGGGACTGTCCCTGACGACCTCCGTCTCGATGCTGGTCGCCTACGGCGTCGGCGCGCTCGTGATGCAGTCGTACATCCTCGAAGGCGTGACCGTCGCGATCCTCTCGTCGCTCTTGCTGGTGCTCAAACGCGAACTCCACAGCTTCGCCGGGGGGCTCAGCCGCGCCGAGTTGCGGTCTGCGACGGAGTTCGCGATCCTGGCGTTCGTGGTCTACCCGCTGTTGCCCGCCGCTCCGATCCCGGTCTCGGTCGCGGAGCTCTCGCTGGAACTGGAGTTGCGCGTCGCGTGGCTGCTCGTCGTCACCGTCGCGGGCATCGGCATCGCGAACTACGCGATCGTCCAGACCTACGGCGGACGGGGCATCGCGGTGACTGGCTTCTTCGGCGGACTGGCCTCCTCGACGGCCGTCGTCGGGACCATGCTCGACCACGTCCGCCAGCGGCCGGCCGCCGCGAGCTACGCTCTGGCGGCGATCCTGCTGGCCGACGCCGCCATGGCGCTGCGGAATCTCGTCATCGCGATCGCGTTCACGTTCGAGCGGGGGATCCTCTATCAGTCGATCGTCCCGCTCGGTGCCGTCACGGTCGGGAGCGTCGCCGTCGCGGCCTACACCGCCGACTGGACGGAGTCGGTCGAGATGGAACTCGACAGTCCGTTCTCGCTCCGCAACGCGCTCGTGTTCGGCGGGATCTTCCTCGTCGTGCTGGTGGCCAGCACGGTCGCGAGAGCCCAGTTCGGTACCGGCGGACTGTACCTGACCGCGCTGCTGTCGGGGCTGGTCTCCAGCGGCGCGGGCACCACCTCGGCGGTGTTGCTCTACCGGGGCGGTGCCGTCGACTCGAACACTGCGACGATCGCCATCTTGCTGGCGACGGCCGCCAGCATCGCCGTGAAAGCCGGCCTGACGATCGCGAGCCCGGACCGTCGCTTCGCGGTCAGAGTGGCGCTCTGGAGCCTCGCGCTGCTGGCCGGCGCGACCGCGGTGACGCTCGCGGTGATCGTCTGA
- a CDS encoding aminotransferase class III-fold pyridoxal phosphate-dependent enzyme, protein MDRDSVEPVVEDLPGERASEWVEYHHEHAAPSTYVYEFVWDRDAPAIGPFCTDVDGNVLMDWTGHVGAMPLGYNNPKVLDPLSAFDLVEPTKIAGQDFYATGTDSDLPGAAGLMDRLTDISSHYGMDTIFLSNSGAEAVENAIKISYDHRRGKYAITFEGAFHGRTLGALSLNRSKAVYRRQFPEIATVHDAPFCDDRHCTPESCDCGFFTGDGSVLGRMLDPETGHVDPDDVSYIIFEPIQGEGGYRFPSDAFATEIADIAERHGVPIVVDEVQTGLGRTGEWWGSDHYPFDPDVIASAKALRVGATIASADVFPDEKGRLSSTWGAGDVLACAQGALTIDAIEECDLLDNAVERGRAFVERFRDATAQSAAVEDVRGEGLLLAVEFDSKERRQAVIEAAMQRGLLTLGCGRKTLRLLPPLDSTRREIELGSGLLADAVDAVA, encoded by the coding sequence ATGGATCGTGACAGCGTCGAGCCGGTGGTCGAGGATCTCCCCGGCGAACGCGCCAGCGAGTGGGTCGAGTACCACCACGAGCACGCAGCCCCCAGCACCTACGTCTACGAGTTCGTCTGGGACCGCGACGCACCGGCGATCGGCCCCTTCTGTACCGACGTGGACGGCAACGTCCTGATGGACTGGACCGGCCACGTCGGCGCGATGCCACTGGGGTACAACAACCCCAAAGTGCTCGATCCGCTGTCGGCGTTCGACCTCGTCGAGCCCACGAAGATCGCGGGACAGGACTTCTACGCGACCGGCACCGACTCCGATCTCCCCGGCGCAGCCGGGCTGATGGATCGCCTGACGGACATTTCCAGTCACTACGGGATGGACACCATCTTCCTCTCGAACAGCGGTGCCGAGGCGGTCGAGAACGCCATCAAGATCAGCTACGACCACCGCCGGGGCAAGTACGCGATCACCTTCGAAGGTGCCTTCCACGGTCGAACGCTGGGAGCGCTCTCGCTCAACCGCTCGAAGGCGGTGTACCGCAGGCAGTTCCCCGAGATCGCGACGGTCCACGACGCTCCCTTCTGTGACGATCGCCACTGCACGCCCGAGAGCTGTGACTGTGGCTTCTTCACGGGCGACGGCTCGGTGCTGGGGCGGATGCTCGACCCCGAGACCGGCCACGTCGATCCCGACGACGTGTCCTATATCATCTTCGAACCGATCCAGGGCGAGGGTGGGTACCGGTTCCCCAGCGACGCCTTCGCGACGGAGATCGCCGACATCGCCGAGCGACACGGCGTGCCGATCGTCGTCGACGAGGTCCAGACCGGTCTGGGGCGCACGGGCGAGTGGTGGGGCTCGGATCACTACCCGTTCGATCCGGACGTGATCGCCAGCGCGAAGGCGCTCCGTGTCGGCGCGACCATCGCCAGCGCAGACGTGTTCCCCGACGAGAAGGGCCGCCTCTCTTCGACGTGGGGAGCCGGGGACGTGCTCGCGTGCGCTCAGGGCGCGCTCACCATCGACGCCATCGAGGAGTGCGATCTGCTCGACAACGCTGTCGAGCGAGGGCGGGCGTTCGTCGAGCGGTTCCGCGACGCGACGGCCCAGTCGGCGGCCGTGGAAGACGTGCGCGGCGAGGGGCTCTTGCTCGCCGTCGAGTTCGACAGCAAGGAACGGCGGCAAGCGGTCATCGAGGCCGCCATGCAGCGCGGGCTGTTGACGCTTGGCTGCGGTCGGAAGACGCTGCGCCTGCTCCCGCCGCTGGACTCGACGCGCCGAGAGATCGAACTGGGCTCCGGGCTGCTCGCGGATGCAGTCGACGCGGTCGCCTGA